From the Ciconia boyciana chromosome 24, ASM3463844v1, whole genome shotgun sequence genome, one window contains:
- the LOC140643713 gene encoding E3 ubiquitin-protein ligase RNF13-like, which yields MNLRLQLLHFVVAAAFYSTALAEVFSYVAYNDSSNCIAYRALPACFGPRLPAEGLTGYLMRVIPPNACHAIENPPAPRKASETYIALIQGYDCSFVEKVLHAQQAGYQIALVYNVDSEQLITMTADDKEIQQLIKIPSLFTGQSVSLHLQRTLQCQKGAYIRILAPKHYLSPCQDNAKMLQATFIMQDFRDIFYVIIAAISVIIGLSWYKRACKTKLHIYKPGDKYETCVICMAEYKDGDHLKILPCSHAYHSACIDTWFHTQPGKKICPFCKQVVNICGRGDLLPKQAGEDVNEEEQEHGDNAFREGHEDEYAEEEKDDASAVEGLMH from the coding sequence ATGAATCTCCGGCTCCAACTTCTTCACTTTGTGGTTGCCGCTGCCTTCTACAGCACTGCTCTTGCAGAAGTCTTCAGCTACGTGGCCTACAATGACAGCTCCAATTGCATTGCTTACAGAGCCCTGCCTGCATGCTTTGGGCCACGGCTCCCGGCAGAAGGGCTGACAGGGTATCTGATGAGGGTGATACCACCAAATGCTTGCCATGCAATAGAGAATCCTCCAGCACCAAGGAAGGCCTCCGAGACCTATATTGCACTCATACAGGGGTATGACTGCTCTTTTGTCGAGAAGGTCCTTCATGCCCAGCAGGCTGGATACCAAATCGCTCTTGTGTACAATGTGGATTCAGAGCAACTGATTACCATGACGGCTGATGACAAAGAAATCCAGCAGCTGATTAAGATACCATCACTCTTTACTGGACAGTCAGTCTCCCTCCACTTGCAAAGGACTTTGCAATGCCAGAAAGGGGCGTACATCAGAATTCTAGCACCCAAACACTATTTGAGTCCTTGTCAAGACAATGCTAAAATGCTGCAGGCAACTTTCATCATGCAAGATTTCAGGGACATATTCTATGTCATTATTGCCGCTATCTCAGTTATCATTGGCTTAAGCTGGTACAAGAGGGCTTGCAAGACAAAGCTGCACATATACAAGCCAGGAGACAAATACGAGACCTGTGTGATCTGCATGGCAGAGTACAAGGACGGGGACCACCTGAAGATCCTGCCCTGTTCCCATGCCTACCACAGTGCCTGCATTGACACCTGGTTCCACACCCAGCCTGGGAAGAAGATATGTCCCTTCTGCAAGCAGGTGGTGAACATCTGTGGGCGAGGTGACCTCCTGCCCAAGCAGGCTGGTGAAGATGTGAATGAGGAGGAACAGGAGCACGGAGACAATGCATTCAGAGAAGGGCATGAAGATGAATAtgctgaagaggagaaagacGATGCGAGTGCAGTGGAAGGTTTGATGCACTGA